In Carassius gibelio isolate Cgi1373 ecotype wild population from Czech Republic chromosome B2, carGib1.2-hapl.c, whole genome shotgun sequence, a single genomic region encodes these proteins:
- the sft2d3 gene encoding vesicle transport protein SFT2C, with translation MAELNRQLQEYLAQSKSGAKTISQSSSSTAIDIDEPTSVSGSWFGRWSSPYSGSSGRGASPGQGSSSGFSWPWSSEPDPCLPGMSRSQRLIAFGTCIFFSALCFGLSALYAPLLLLKARKFALLWSLGSVFALLGAAILRGPSKLITTPTPGAVVYLCSLVGTLYSALSLHSTLLTALGACLQIAAIVGYIVALLPGGSAGMRFVGGMAASAIKRTVTGKAMPI, from the coding sequence ATGGCTGAATTAAACCGACAGCTCCAGGAATATTTGGCTCAGTCTAAAAGCGGAGCGAAAACGATATCACAGTCCAGCTCCAGCACTGCAATAGACATCGATGAACCCACTTCGGTGTCGGGGAGTTGGTTTGGCAGGTGGTCGAGTCCGTACTCTGGATCCAGTGGCCGCGGAGCGTCACCAGGCCAAGGATCGAGCAGCGGTTTCTCGTGGCCGTGGTCATCAGAGCCTGACCCGTGTTTGCCGGGCATGAGTCGATCCCAGCGACTGATCGCTTTTGGGACGTGTATTTTCTTCTCTGCTCTGTGCTTCGGACTGTCTGCTCTTTACGCTCCTTTACTCCTACTGAAGGCGCGTAAGTTCGCTCTGCTGTGGTCGCTTGGATCTGTGTTCGCACTCCTCGGGGCGGCGATCCTCCGCGGACCCAGTAAACTCATTACAACTCCCACACCGGGAGCCGTGGTGTACCTGTGCTCTCTGGTGGGAACTCTGTATTCGGCGCTGAGCCTTCACAGCACGCTGCTCACAGCTCTTGGAGCTTGTCTTCAGATCGCTGCTATTGTGGGTTACATCGTGGCTTTGTTGCCGGGTGGGAGTGCCGGGATGAGGTTTGTGGGTGGCATGGCAGCGTCTGCTATTAAAAGAACTGTGACCGGCAAGGCCATGCCTATATGA